The Nocardioides sp. S-1144 genome includes a region encoding these proteins:
- a CDS encoding glycoside hydrolase domain-containing protein produces the protein MSSALRARRPRTVLRTATTALGALVLAATTATVVPAATAAAPTTSASSTSRAAAPTAVPSAARADTPLPVTPGDFTGYGFDQCLTPTQATMNTWLQRSPFLAVGIYISGDSRACRSQPNLTPTWVRNQLLKGWRLLPITLGPQASCQPRFPRYSDDFKISPDPGPRNRYPKARAMARDSAASTVVDAQRLGIPAGSTLWYDLEGFDHTNTHCRESALAFVSTWVINVRRLGYVTGVYSSAGSGIKVLDDARVNRPGAFALPDQIWVARWDGVANTSTSYLRGDGWVPGGRVKQYRGGHDEVWGGVRINIDSNFLDVGRGSVAPGETHCGGVTVSFRRYGTLRAPSGTRAPAPGKVRALQCLLSEHGYYRGAVDGRYSPAVLDSVRRWKADRAQPASDHWFPRDWMTLLSWGNAPILKIGSASGYVRRVQRALNSANIGTKLAVSGTFDGATAEAVKTYQRRVGITASGIADTPTWTRLRAGVR, from the coding sequence ATGAGTTCCGCCCTGCGCGCCCGCCGCCCCCGGACGGTGCTGCGCACCGCGACCACCGCCCTCGGCGCCCTCGTCCTGGCCGCCACCACGGCCACCGTCGTGCCCGCCGCGACCGCCGCCGCACCCACCACGAGCGCGTCGAGCACGTCGCGCGCCGCCGCACCCACCGCCGTCCCGAGCGCCGCCCGGGCCGACACCCCGCTCCCCGTCACCCCGGGTGACTTCACCGGCTACGGCTTCGACCAGTGCCTGACCCCGACCCAGGCGACGATGAACACCTGGCTGCAGAGGTCGCCGTTCCTCGCCGTCGGGATCTACATCTCCGGCGACTCCCGGGCCTGCCGCTCGCAGCCCAACCTGACGCCGACCTGGGTCCGCAACCAGTTGCTCAAGGGCTGGCGGCTGCTGCCGATCACGTTGGGTCCGCAGGCGTCGTGCCAGCCGCGCTTCCCGCGCTACTCCGACGACTTCAAGATCAGCCCGGACCCCGGCCCCCGCAACCGCTACCCGAAGGCTCGCGCGATGGCGCGCGACTCCGCCGCCTCCACCGTGGTCGACGCGCAGCGCCTCGGCATCCCGGCCGGCAGCACGCTCTGGTACGACCTCGAGGGCTTCGACCACACCAACACCCACTGCCGGGAGTCGGCCCTGGCCTTCGTCAGCACCTGGGTGATCAACGTCCGCCGCCTCGGCTACGTCACCGGCGTCTACTCCAGCGCCGGCTCCGGGATCAAGGTCCTCGACGACGCCCGCGTGAACCGCCCCGGCGCCTTCGCCCTGCCCGACCAGATCTGGGTCGCGCGCTGGGACGGCGTCGCCAACACCTCCACCTCCTACCTCCGCGGCGACGGCTGGGTGCCCGGCGGCCGGGTCAAGCAGTACCGCGGCGGCCACGACGAGGTGTGGGGCGGCGTCCGGATCAACATCGACAGCAACTTCCTGGACGTCGGCCGCGGGTCGGTCGCCCCGGGCGAGACCCACTGCGGCGGCGTCACCGTCAGCTTCCGCCGCTACGGGACGCTGCGCGCACCCAGCGGCACCCGCGCCCCGGCTCCCGGCAAGGTCAGGGCGCTGCAGTGCCTGCTGAGCGAGCACGGCTACTACCGCGGCGCCGTCGACGGGCGCTACTCCCCCGCCGTGCTCGACTCGGTGCGCCGGTGGAAGGCCGACCGCGCGCAGCCGGCCAGCGACCACTGGTTCCCGCGGGACTGGATGACGCTGCTGTCGTGGGGCAACGCGCCGATCCTCAAGATCGGCTCGGCCAGCGGCTACGTGCGGCGCGTGCAGCGTGCCCTTAACAGCGCCAACATCGGCACCAAGCTCGCGGTCTCGGGCACCTTCGACGGCGCCACCGCCGAGGCCGTGAAGACCTACCAGCGCCGGGTCGGGATCACGGCGTCCGGCATCGCCGACACCCCGACCTGGACCCGGCTGCGCGCCGGCGTCCGCTGA
- a CDS encoding zinc ribbon domain-containing protein, which produces MASSCAHCGAPDQGGAFCGACGRPLGAAPEPPTIVPGGPPAPDPTTRFPSVPPQAAPPPQAAAPPSHPPSHPPSHPPSHPPAGHQPPPGYPPQPGYPPQPGYPPQGYPQQPAAPRVNPFQGWPVADYLRDAAAAFALFSTLGMPWDLDDFEIYHHGGERWWVVIAVLLGVVSLAVPYLAKARVVPGWSQTHYTLAKLALNAPLVLSVLAAVLLELIEINDDWRGGLGSAVAMALTGVALAVQPRAAEESPDRGGDRLWTRVASATAVAAVALTVVLFTTWFLHGVVTDDLDLFDPFLSVVVAVVLFLLTPLAMLGYPVFQSVLGDRSDAWRRVLATTGFTVVVVALLSRASDGDGLFTWFTPEKWNGVAGGLVPGGGGLLAGAAAALAVSRAQQRATATPDALASWRGTVSAALQLSAAGSALTAVALLLDAIEDGFGAGPVVVVVLLLAAAGGAGYALTLLGDLRAHRVVLLGVLAGIVFVGLVALGILNGEDLTEASNGWTVAAWLSLPCLAAYALTVPPGVRSALGPLVTQSGGSAPHGRPQGYPPAQPQQPPYPPQPYPPQSYPPQPYPPQSYPPQPYPPQSYPPQPYPPQPYPPQPFPPQQGQPPQPQPPPGQGPPPGGWTPPPTP; this is translated from the coding sequence ATGGCGAGCTCCTGTGCTCACTGCGGCGCCCCCGACCAGGGCGGCGCCTTCTGCGGCGCGTGCGGACGACCCCTCGGGGCGGCGCCGGAACCGCCGACGATCGTCCCGGGCGGCCCGCCGGCGCCGGACCCGACCACCCGGTTCCCGTCGGTGCCGCCGCAGGCGGCTCCCCCGCCGCAAGCCGCTGCGCCCCCGAGCCACCCGCCGAGCCACCCGCCGAGCCACCCGCCGAGCCACCCGCCGGCCGGCCACCAGCCGCCCCCCGGCTACCCGCCCCAGCCCGGCTACCCGCCCCAGCCCGGCTACCCGCCGCAGGGCTACCCGCAGCAGCCGGCCGCACCCCGCGTGAACCCCTTCCAGGGCTGGCCGGTCGCCGACTACCTGCGCGACGCCGCCGCCGCGTTCGCGCTGTTCTCGACCCTGGGCATGCCGTGGGACCTGGACGACTTCGAGATCTACCACCACGGCGGCGAGCGCTGGTGGGTCGTCATCGCGGTCCTGCTCGGGGTCGTCTCGCTCGCGGTTCCCTACCTCGCGAAGGCGCGCGTCGTGCCCGGCTGGAGCCAGACGCACTACACGCTGGCCAAGCTCGCGCTCAACGCCCCGCTCGTGCTCAGCGTGCTCGCCGCGGTGCTCCTCGAGCTGATCGAGATCAACGACGACTGGCGTGGCGGCCTCGGCAGCGCCGTCGCCATGGCGCTGACCGGGGTCGCGCTCGCCGTGCAGCCACGGGCGGCCGAGGAGTCGCCGGACCGCGGCGGCGACCGGCTCTGGACCCGGGTCGCGTCCGCCACGGCTGTGGCCGCCGTCGCGCTGACGGTCGTGCTGTTCACCACGTGGTTCCTGCACGGCGTCGTCACCGACGACCTCGACCTCTTCGACCCGTTCCTGTCGGTGGTGGTGGCCGTCGTGCTGTTCCTGCTCACCCCGCTGGCCATGCTCGGCTACCCGGTCTTCCAGTCGGTCCTCGGCGACCGCTCCGACGCCTGGCGCCGGGTGCTCGCCACCACCGGCTTCACCGTCGTGGTCGTCGCGCTGCTCTCGCGCGCCTCCGACGGCGACGGCCTCTTCACCTGGTTCACGCCGGAGAAGTGGAACGGCGTCGCCGGTGGCCTCGTGCCCGGGGGCGGCGGCCTCCTCGCGGGGGCGGCCGCGGCGCTCGCCGTCTCCCGCGCCCAGCAGCGGGCCACGGCGACCCCGGACGCGCTCGCGTCGTGGCGCGGGACCGTCTCGGCCGCCCTCCAGCTGTCGGCGGCAGGATCGGCCCTCACCGCGGTCGCGCTGCTGCTCGACGCGATCGAGGACGGCTTCGGGGCCGGCCCCGTCGTGGTCGTCGTGCTGCTCCTCGCCGCCGCGGGCGGCGCCGGCTACGCGCTGACCCTCCTGGGCGACCTGCGTGCCCACCGGGTGGTGCTGCTCGGCGTCCTGGCCGGGATCGTGTTCGTCGGCCTGGTCGCGCTCGGGATCCTCAACGGCGAGGACCTGACCGAGGCGAGCAACGGCTGGACCGTCGCCGCCTGGCTCTCGCTGCCGTGCCTGGCCGCCTACGCCCTCACGGTGCCGCCCGGCGTCCGCTCGGCGCTCGGGCCGCTGGTGACGCAGTCCGGGGGCTCGGCGCCGCACGGCCGGCCCCAGGGCTACCCGCCGGCCCAGCCGCAGCAGCCGCCCTACCCGCCCCAGCCCTACCCACCGCAGTCCTACCCGCCCCAGCCCTACCCACCGCAGTCCTACCCGCCCCAGCCCTACCCACCGCAGTCCTACCCGCCCCAGCCCTACCCGCCCCAGCCCTACCCGCCGCAGCCCTTCCCGCCGCAGCAGGGCCAGCCCCCGCAGCCGCAGCCGCCGCCCGGTCAGGGCCCGCCGCCCGGCGGCTGGACGCCACCACCGACCCCCTGA
- a CDS encoding class I adenylate-forming enzyme family protein, with protein MTLARNVFGLLDRSAESRYGARPAFGFADETVTFVQVRDRALQVAGGLARAGVGRGDTVAVMMGNRREWVETFFGLAALGAVCVPVNVLLTGREIEHVCRDSGARVLVVDEIGSRSTAHLDVDFDAFVTVGSAVAPDGVRAVSWADLVAGEPLSGAQRWAGPALEDRFILYYSSGTTGLPKAAVHTHNGVLWNAMGQVQGLGLKPEHRYTVIPSLSWAAGFHNLVLALCWIGGFSQVRPTGGATMEGIVAELEEHRTTHVMLVPSLLRELVTRPDLMQRLSDSALTWIVTGAEPVPRSVIEAVCRGIPGVDVCQGYGLSEFPTITTVLMADEVFDHEGSAGRALPHTDLAVRDADGEIRRSGTGELLVRSLATMVGYHDRPEQTAEAFRDGWLHTGDLVELDDDGFITIVGRTKDMIISGGLNVYPKEIEDVISRLPGVVETAVVGVPHERFGESAVAIVVTDDPAFDVEDVARACGEQLASYKRPRRTLVRSEPLPRNANAKLLKRELRPWAAEVLASQEERAVEGTTP; from the coding sequence ATGACGCTCGCCCGCAACGTCTTCGGTCTGCTCGACCGCTCCGCCGAGAGCAGGTACGGCGCCCGGCCCGCGTTCGGCTTCGCCGACGAGACGGTCACCTTCGTCCAGGTGCGCGACCGCGCGCTGCAGGTGGCCGGCGGACTGGCCCGCGCCGGCGTCGGCCGGGGTGACACCGTCGCGGTGATGATGGGCAACCGCCGCGAGTGGGTCGAGACCTTCTTCGGCCTCGCCGCCCTCGGGGCCGTCTGCGTGCCGGTCAACGTGCTGCTGACCGGTCGCGAGATCGAGCACGTCTGCCGCGACAGCGGCGCGCGGGTGCTCGTCGTCGACGAGATCGGCAGCCGCAGCACCGCGCACCTCGACGTCGACTTCGACGCCTTCGTCACCGTCGGCTCCGCCGTCGCCCCGGACGGCGTGCGGGCGGTCTCGTGGGCCGACCTGGTCGCCGGCGAGCCGCTGTCGGGCGCGCAGCGCTGGGCCGGTCCGGCCCTGGAGGACCGGTTCATCCTCTACTACAGCTCCGGCACCACCGGGCTGCCGAAGGCGGCGGTGCACACCCACAACGGCGTCCTGTGGAACGCGATGGGGCAGGTGCAGGGCCTGGGTCTCAAGCCCGAGCACCGCTACACCGTCATCCCGTCGCTGTCGTGGGCGGCCGGGTTCCACAACCTCGTGCTCGCGCTCTGCTGGATCGGCGGGTTCTCGCAGGTCCGGCCCACCGGCGGCGCGACGATGGAGGGTATCGTCGCCGAGCTGGAGGAGCACCGCACGACCCACGTGATGCTGGTGCCGAGCCTGCTGCGCGAGCTGGTGACCCGCCCGGACCTGATGCAGCGGCTCTCCGACAGCGCGCTGACCTGGATCGTCACCGGCGCCGAGCCGGTGCCGCGCTCGGTGATCGAGGCCGTGTGTCGCGGCATCCCCGGGGTCGACGTCTGCCAGGGCTACGGGCTCTCGGAGTTCCCGACCATCACCACCGTGCTGATGGCCGACGAGGTCTTCGACCACGAGGGCTCGGCCGGGCGCGCGCTGCCGCACACCGACCTCGCCGTGCGCGACGCCGACGGCGAGATCCGCCGCTCCGGCACCGGCGAGCTGCTGGTGCGCTCACTCGCCACGATGGTCGGCTACCACGACCGGCCGGAGCAGACGGCCGAGGCGTTCCGCGACGGCTGGCTGCACACCGGTGACCTCGTCGAGCTCGACGACGACGGCTTCATCACCATCGTCGGCCGCACCAAGGACATGATCATCTCCGGCGGGCTCAACGTGTACCCGAAGGAGATCGAGGACGTCATCAGCCGGCTCCCCGGCGTCGTCGAGACCGCCGTCGTCGGCGTGCCGCACGAGCGGTTCGGCGAGAGCGCCGTGGCGATCGTGGTGACCGACGACCCCGCCTTCGACGTCGAGGACGTCGCCCGGGCCTGCGGCGAGCAGCTGGCGTCGTACAAGCGTCCGCGCCGCACGCTGGTGCGCAGCGAGCCGCTGCCGCGCAACGCCAACGCCAAGCTCCTCAAGCGCGAGCTGCGGCCGTGGGCGGCCGAGGTGCTGGCGAGCCAGGAGGAGCGGGCGGTCGAGGGCACGACGCCGTGA
- a CDS encoding SDR family NAD(P)-dependent oxidoreductase: protein MEQTFAGQVVVVTGGSRGMGREMVHAFAARGADVVIASRKLENCEAVAGEVTAQHDVRALPVAFNVSSWDECDALVETVYAELGRVDVLVNNAGLSPLYPSLTEVSEALFDKVVAVNLRGPFRLTAVIGERMAAGDGGSIINIGSIEAIRPQPLALPYAAAKAGLHTLTEGFARAYGPSVRVNTIQAGAFLTDISENWPDGLREEMEPKIALGRCAEPHEVVGTVLHLAGPGSSYTTGACLRVDGGWQ, encoded by the coding sequence ATGGAGCAGACCTTCGCCGGCCAGGTCGTCGTCGTCACCGGCGGCAGCCGCGGGATGGGCCGCGAGATGGTGCACGCCTTCGCCGCCCGCGGCGCCGACGTCGTCATCGCCAGCCGCAAGCTCGAGAACTGCGAGGCGGTCGCCGGCGAGGTGACCGCGCAGCACGACGTCCGCGCCCTGCCCGTCGCCTTCAACGTGTCGTCGTGGGACGAGTGCGACGCGCTGGTCGAGACCGTCTACGCCGAGCTCGGCCGGGTCGACGTGCTGGTCAACAACGCCGGGCTCTCGCCGCTCTACCCGAGCCTGACCGAGGTGTCGGAGGCGCTGTTCGACAAGGTGGTCGCGGTGAACCTGCGCGGCCCGTTCCGGCTCACCGCCGTCATCGGCGAGCGGATGGCGGCCGGCGACGGCGGCTCGATCATCAACATCGGCTCGATCGAGGCGATCCGCCCGCAGCCGCTCGCCCTGCCGTACGCCGCCGCGAAGGCCGGCCTGCACACCCTCACCGAGGGCTTCGCCCGCGCCTACGGCCCCTCGGTGCGGGTCAACACGATCCAGGCGGGTGCGTTCCTCACCGACATCTCGGAGAACTGGCCCGACGGGCTGCGCGAGGAGATGGAGCCCAAGATCGCACTCGGCCGGTGCGCCGAGCCGCACGAGGTCGTCGGCACCGTCCTCCACCTCGCCGGCCCGGGGTCGTCGTACACGACCGGCGCGTGCCTGCGCGTCGACGGCGGCTGGCAGTAG
- a CDS encoding TetR/AcrR family transcriptional regulator, translating into MARPRAQVRGGRVVLVESAVQNFTELGYHGTSMRDLARTAGVTVASIYHHFSSKQEILQQIMVGTMTDVLALTGAALDEAGPTPTERLGALVEAWVLFHTGRQAEALIGASELRSLDEGGRAAVVALRDEQEAVFRAVVEAGVADGEFATTHPLEAARAIINMGYSIATWYRAGGPVTPEEMAGRYRDLALATVLARSVTGA; encoded by the coding sequence GTGGCACGACCCCGAGCCCAGGTGCGCGGCGGACGCGTCGTCCTGGTCGAGTCGGCGGTGCAGAACTTCACCGAGCTCGGCTACCACGGCACGTCGATGCGCGACCTCGCGCGCACGGCCGGGGTCACGGTGGCCAGCATCTACCACCACTTCAGCTCGAAGCAGGAGATCCTCCAGCAGATCATGGTCGGCACCATGACCGACGTCCTCGCGCTGACCGGGGCCGCGCTCGACGAGGCCGGCCCGACGCCGACCGAGCGCCTCGGCGCCCTCGTCGAGGCCTGGGTGCTCTTCCACACCGGCCGCCAGGCCGAGGCGCTGATCGGCGCCTCCGAGCTGCGCAGCCTCGACGAGGGTGGCCGCGCCGCCGTCGTCGCGCTGCGCGACGAGCAGGAGGCGGTCTTCCGGGCCGTCGTCGAGGCCGGGGTCGCCGACGGCGAGTTCGCCACCACGCACCCGCTCGAGGCCGCCCGCGCGATCATCAACATGGGCTACTCGATCGCGACCTGGTACCGCGCCGGCGGCCCGGTCACCCCCGAGGAGATGGCCGGGCGCTACCGCGACCTCGCCCTGGCCACCGTCCTGGCCAGGTCGGTCACCGGGGCCTGA
- a CDS encoding LLM class F420-dependent oxidoreductase: protein MATSTRWGMTIPLDGVPLAEQGDVCRELEDLGYTDLWSAEGMGTDGFTPLAVAAAVTRDVHLGIAIASAFTRGPALLAQTAATLAATAPGRFTLGIGASSSVLVHEWNDLAFDRPLSRCRDLVRYLRVALTGERVDRAYDTFTVRGARVGVAVEQPPAILLAGLRGRMLELAGAEADGAILNWLSATDVTRVAPIVTGAAGVDRPREVVARILVVPTDDAEVARAIGRRMITAYLNVPVYRAFHEWLGRSEELAPMWTAWAAGERREALAAIPDHVVDALVLHGSPEQVREGMLEHVAHGVTVPVAALLPVPGVDPLQACRDLAPR, encoded by the coding sequence ATGGCCACGAGCACCCGGTGGGGCATGACCATCCCCCTGGACGGCGTCCCGCTCGCCGAGCAGGGCGACGTCTGCCGGGAGCTGGAGGACCTCGGCTACACCGACCTGTGGAGCGCCGAAGGCATGGGCACCGACGGCTTCACCCCGCTCGCCGTCGCCGCCGCGGTGACCCGCGACGTGCACCTCGGCATCGCCATCGCCTCCGCGTTCACCCGGGGCCCGGCCCTGCTCGCCCAGACCGCCGCGACCCTCGCGGCCACCGCGCCCGGACGGTTCACGCTGGGCATCGGGGCCTCCTCCAGCGTGCTCGTGCACGAGTGGAACGACCTCGCCTTCGACCGGCCGCTGTCGCGCTGTCGAGACCTGGTGCGCTACCTGCGGGTCGCGCTGACCGGGGAGCGCGTGGACCGGGCCTACGACACCTTCACCGTGCGCGGCGCCCGGGTCGGCGTCGCCGTCGAGCAGCCGCCGGCGATCCTGCTCGCCGGTCTGCGCGGCCGGATGCTCGAGCTGGCCGGCGCCGAGGCCGACGGCGCCATCCTGAACTGGCTCTCGGCCACCGACGTCACCCGGGTGGCGCCGATCGTGACCGGTGCCGCCGGTGTCGACCGCCCGCGCGAGGTCGTGGCGCGGATCCTCGTCGTGCCCACCGACGACGCCGAGGTGGCCCGCGCGATCGGGCGCCGGATGATCACCGCCTACCTCAACGTCCCGGTCTACCGCGCCTTCCACGAGTGGCTGGGCCGCTCGGAGGAGCTCGCGCCGATGTGGACCGCGTGGGCCGCCGGCGAGCGCCGCGAGGCCCTGGCCGCGATCCCCGACCACGTCGTCGACGCCCTCGTGCTGCACGGGTCGCCGGAGCAGGTCCGCGAGGGCATGCTCGAGCACGTGGCGCACGGCGTCACCGTGCCGGTCGCTGCCCTGCTGCCCGTGCCCGGCGTCGACCCGCTGCAGGCCTGCCGCGACCTCGCCCCCCGCTGA